In Hermetia illucens chromosome 5, iHerIll2.2.curated.20191125, whole genome shotgun sequence, a single window of DNA contains:
- the LOC119657851 gene encoding IQ and ubiquitin-like domain-containing protein produces the protein MSEAQFCGKYQECPDDIVNFEKLTVKFQISDTQTVAQVYPNCMTIAEIKTDLGRKFEVDPGVLIICQDGKEAEDSLKLEALTQNEFGIVETYLKLDEEQSKQKEFKLDPQVYYSKHKLPDFITVNIPNEDNPLCGCNNVIVEIQNLAIKKPYLGGHRDLRTGKEYFDAFTQTGPPLEKIKYSGIYSKDTQTQEIRSKAVDTKVDHSAQIFGDATNFIHVPSSSDYVIQPKPYETYKQKVKRENKIGKIILIQRNLRRYILWKFIREAAAEYRLLRAEQDRRDNLITENDANKIRKDCVVKTFPKTKEDFDLLFAQIQRWKDAEIKRINSMYSGGPRIAELHCLLDREIQLLNGVEKQRSLVRKALKDFRDEQQLKKLGEPVKWVGYENLVVEVDLLRTQRVRYLTDLYKALRDSSTKTARLNLINTINGVLQKEADQKPGLEPTITELLDLFEREKSLLICTKMNDCTLDTLRKRQGVLFVEIIQYVDEQKSKNSDSKMCEKCKTVKHITNFALRTRQASVDICKNCHYMRGSVSDNSLYRAILRAIQRDEKKRKTLASYAFIIQEDDVRFIIDKIWHGHSILSKCNDLAHLRLPRWEKKDDWSPWNCVCLTEAEARAHDELETLNGVYHEATVQDIQSKHLLAKSAFKKLLDVDDDLVKPGHWWRVGIDEKPL, from the exons ATGTCTGAAGCCCAGTTCTGTGGAAAATATCAAGAATGTCCCGACGATAtcgtaaatttcgaaaaattgaCCGTTAAATTTCAAATCTCCGATACTCAGACGGTGGCACAAGTGTACCCAAATTGCATGACTATTGCGGAAATCAAAACAGATTTGGGTAGAAAATTCGAAGTAGATCCAGGAGTCCTGATTATCTGCCAGGATGGAAAGGAAGCAGAAGACAGTTTGAAGTTGGAAGCGTTGACTCAAAATGAATTTGGAATTGTGGAGACTTACCTGAAACTCGATGAGGAGCAGTCCAAGCAGAAGGAATTTAAACTAGATCCGCAAGTTTATTATAG CAAGCATAAACTCCCGGATTTCATCACTGTCAACATACCAAACGAAGATAATCCACTTTGTGGATGCAACAATGTTATTGTAGAAATCCAGAATTTAGCAATAAAGAAGCCCTATCTTGGCGGCCATCGAGATCTTCGTACAG GCAAAGAATACTTTGATGCATTCACCCAAACTGGACCCCCTCTGGAAAAGATCAAATACAGTGGAATTTATAGTAAAGACACGCAAACACAGGAGATTCGATCAAAAGCAGTC GATACCAAAGTAGACCATTCAGCTCAAATATTTGGTGATGCAACAAATTTCATTCACGTCCCATCCTCATCTGACTACGTCATTCAACCAAAACCCTACGAAACCTATAAACAGAAAGTGAAACGAGAGAATAAAATCGGAAAAatcattctaatccaaagaaatcTGAGAAGATACATTCTATGGAAATTCATCCGTGAAGCTGCTGCTGAGTACAG ACTCTTACGGGCTGAGCAAGATCGTCGGGACAATTTAATCACTGAAAATGATGCTAACAAAATTCGAAAAGATTGCGTAGTCAAAACATTTCCAAAAACCAAGGAGGATTTTGATCTGCTATTTGCTCAAATTCAGCGATGGAAAGATGCTGAG ATTAAACGAATTAATAGCATGTACTCAGGAGGGCCGAGGATTGCTGAACTACATTGCCTACTTGACAGAGAGATCCAATTATTAAATGGAGTGGAAAAGCAAAGATCACTCGTCCGAAAGGCACTAAAAGATTTCCGCGACGAACAGCAACTCAAAAAACTCGGAGAACCTGTGAAATGGGTTGGTTATGAAA ACCTCGTGGTTGAAGTGGATTTATTGAGGACTCAGCGCGTTCGATATCTCACGGACTTATACAAAGCATTGAGAGACAGCTCTACGAAGACTGCTCGCCTTAATCTCATCAATACGATAAACGGGGTGCTCCAAAAAGAAGCAGATCAGAAACCAGGACTTGAACCAACAATAACTGAG CTCTTAGACTTATTCGAAAGAGAGAAGAGTTTGTTGATATGCACAAAGATGAATGACTGCACACTGGACACATTAAGGAAGAGGCAAGGGGTTCTGTTCGTGGAGATCATTCAATACGTAGACGAGCAAAAATCGAAAA ATTCCGATtcaaaaatgtgtgaaaaaTGCAAAACTGTTAAACATATCACCAATTTCGCATTGCGAACGCGACAGGCAAGCGTCGATATCTGCAAGAATTGTCACTACATGCGA GGTTCCGTATCTGACAATTCACTATACAGAGCTATCCTTCGAGCAATTCAACGAGATGAGAAGAAACGTAAAACGCTCGCTTCATATGCATTTATAATACAAGAGGATGATGTTCGCTTCATTATTGATAAAATCTGGCATGGACACTCGATTCTCAGCAAATGCAATGATCTTGCCCATTTGAG ATTACCTCGTTGGGAGAAAAAAGACGATTGGTCTCCATGGAATTGTGTCTGCTTAACGGAAGCTGAAGCCAGAGCGCATGATGAACTGGAAACCCTAAACGGTGTCTACCATGAAGCCACCGTTCAAGACATTCAGAGCAAGCATTTACTGGCAAAATCTGCATTCAAGAAACTGCTTGATGTCGATGATGACCTCGTCAAACCAGGACATTGGTGGAGAGTCGGAATTGACGAAAAACCACTTTAA